The genome window ACCGGGGCAATCATAGTTATATCAGGAAGATGAGTCCCCCCCATGAAAGGGATCATTCAATATTATCATCTCATCTTTTAAAAGTATGGGATTGGTTTTCAAGGGTTAGAGCCATTATTAAACTGCATATTATATAGTTTGTAGTATTCCCCCTGTTTTGCAATCAGCTCTTTATGTGTGCCTTCCTCCATGATCCGGCCGTTTACAATTACAACTATCCTGTCCGCATAACTTATGGTGGAGAGTCTGTGGGCAATAACAAAGGTTGTGCGGCCTTTCATAAGATTTTCCAAAGCTTTTTGGACAAGCATTTCGGATTCGGTGTCAAGGGAGGAGGTGGCCTCGTCCAGGATAAGGATGGGCGCATCTTTTAGCAGGGCGCGGGCAATACATATTCTTTGTCTTTCTCCCCCTGAAAGACGGCTTCCCAATTCACCGATGGAGGTATCAAATTTTTTTGGCAGATGCTGTATAAAATCGTATGCATAAGCCGCTCTGGCCGCTTTTTCTATATCTTCTCCCGAAGCATCATGATTGCCGTAAGCAATGTTGTTCCTGATAGTATCGTTAAAAAGAATCGGGGACTGGGTTACTATGGCGATCTGTTCACGGAGAGAAGCAATCGACGCGTTTCTGACATCGGTTCCGTCAATAAGCAACGCCCCTTTCCATACGTCGTAAAACCTTGGTATAAGGTTTACCAGGGATGTTTTGCCTCCTCCGCTCATACCCACAAGGGCGATGACTTCTCCTGCACGGGCAGTCAGATTGATATTTTCCAGAGCCGTTACATCGCCATATTTAAAAGAAACATCTATGAATGATACATCATGCGATCCCGGCTTGATGATGACAGGATTTTTGATCTCCTTAATATCCGTCTTTTTTTCAATGATTTCAAAAACCCGGTCTGCTCCGGCAAGACCAGCCTGCAAAACATTGTTGAGTTTACTTAATTTTTTAACTGGACCGTACAGCATAAGCACAGCGCCCATAAATGAAAAAAAAGTGCCGGGCGTCGAATCACCTGCAATAACCTGTGAACCGCCATACCAGATAACGCAGGCAACCCCTAGGCCTCCTAAAAATTCCATGACAGGGGATGCCAGCTCTTTAGCTTTGACGGATTTTAACTCAAGTTTAAACAGACCTTTTGTCATCTCCCTAAAACGGCTGTTTTCATAGTTTTCCATGCCGAATGCTTTTACTATGATATTTCCCGTGAATGTCTCGTGCAAAAAAGAATTAAGTTCGCCAACGGCCTCCTGGGTACCTGTGCTTATTTTCCGCACCATTTTTCCTATTTTTACAATCGGAAAAAAGGCTACGGGAATTATTATGATGGCAAATGTAGCCATTTCCCAGTCCCTGTAAAAAATAACAGATGTCAATCCTATAATAGTAAAGACATCTCTCAATGCTCCTGTAACAGCAGTCGAAACCATAGCCCTGATGATATTGACATCATTTGTTATGCGTGACATCAGCACTCCGGTTGTTTCTTTATGAAAAAAGGAGATTGGCAGTTCGGAAATTTTGCTGTAAATAGAATTCCTCAGGCGCCTGATTATATCCTGCCCTACATAATTCATAAAGTATTGCTGGCCGTACATGGCAGACCCCAAGATAAAGTAAACCAGGATAACAGCCAGGGGGATCAGCTTGAGCATGGCTGTGTCTTTGTTTATAAAGATATCGTCAACCACCGGTTTTATTAAAAATGGTATAGAAGAAGTGGCCCCGGCCTGGATCAGCATGCATATCATCGCGATAAGCAGCTTTACCCAGCTCCCCTTAACGAGTTTATACAAATGTTTGTTACGGGCTTTTATTATGGTTTTGTCTATTTGCTTCATTAAAAATTATTTCATGTTATTAAATGGTTAAATGACCCGTCGGCTTCATCTGTTATACGACAGAGTTCTTTTTCAAGTTTATTGATAAATAATCCATAGCTGTTTTTGTTTATATCTCCAGGGATATAGATAGGATCACCGAATATTATTGTGCATCTGGTAAACGGGTACGGCACTATAAACCTGTCCCAACTGGAGAAAATCTTGATTTTTTTGGCGCTATAACTAATTGGAACAATAGGGTATCCTGTCTTTTTGGCAAGCATGATGACACCAGGCTGAACCTTTTGCCGTGGTCCCCTGGGGCCGTCCGGTATAACCCCTCCCGGTCTTGTATGTTCTTTCAGGAGTTTAATCTGTTTTGCAAGGGCTCGCAAGCCTCCCTTGGAAGTAGAACCGCGAATAGTTTCATGCCCCTGGTTTTGCAGTATTCTCGCTATAATTTCACCGTCTTTTGATCTGCTGACAAGGATTGCTCCATTCCATCCTTTCAAGAGATAACTTATGAGAAGAATCCTTGAATGCCAGAAAGCAAAAATCAATTTACCGGAACCTAGGATCGGTGCAACTTTTTTTAAACCATCCGACTTAATTGTTGTAGTTGCACAAAGTAGATCAATAAGTATTCTACCAAGAATACCCGTCAGCTTCCATTTTATTTCTGATATATAGTTTTTAATGGCAGTTTTCATTTTTTAGTTTCGGTGGATTCGCTTCGCTTAATCCACCCTACAGACTGAATTTAACCGCGGAGAACGCTGAGATATTACATTAAACTTCACGCAGTTTCTCTGCGTCCTCTGCGGTTAAAGAAACCTGGTGTTCACGAAAGCATATTAAGAGCTATTTTAGCCACTTCCAGGGAAGCTCCAGGACCTCCGAGTATATTTTTTATTTTAAGTAGTTCGTTACGGATATCTTCCATCAAGATTGGATCATTAAGCATGCGGCAGGCTGTTGCGGTAATATTTTGAGGAGATGCTTCATTCTGTATCAGTTCGGGAACCAGGGTTTTTCCGGCAATAAGGTTTACCAAGCCGATATTATCAACCTTTATCATCAATTTGCCAAGCATGAAACTTACAGGTGATACTTTATATACTATTATCATAGGAATGCCTGCAATAGCAGTCTCCAGGGTAACGGTTCCGGATGCTGTTATAACAAGGCGGCTTTGTTCAAGCACCTTTACAACAGGGCCGGCGTTGAGTTCCAGGTTGATGATACTGCTGAATTTTTCGGTTGCTTCCTCAACATACTGTTTATTGACTGTTGGGGCAACTGAAAGAATAAACTTGATATCACCAAAGTTTTCCTGCAGCAGAACAGCAGATTCAAGCATGACCGGTAAAAGCTTTGTAATCTCACTGTTCCGTGATCCTGGAAGAAGTCCAATTATTTGCTGCCCCGATTTTTCAACTTTACAAAAAGTTTTTGATGAATCGAGCAGTGGGTGGCCTACAAATGTAACAGGTATGTCATGTTCCGTGTAAAAAATTTCCTCAAACGGCAGGATAACTGCCATATGGTCTATTATCTTTCCGATTTTTTTTACACGTCCCTGTCTCCATGCCCAGATCTGCGGGCTGATATAATAAAGCACGGGGATGCGCATTTTTTTTGCAGCCACTGCAACACGCAGATTAAAATCAGGATAATCTATCAATATCAGAAGATCAGGATTTAAACTTTTCAGGAGGCGTTTTGCAACAGCAAGAGCTTTAAAAATAGTGGGGAATTTAGCAAAAACCTCTGTTATTCCCACCACCGAAAGTTCTGCGGCATCCACCAGGATTTTTACGCCGGCTTTTTTCATGGATTTGCCGCCGATGCCACAGAAAACAAGATTATTCTTTTCCATTTCCATGGCGTTAACAAGCCTTGCTCCGTGATGATCCCCCGAAGCCTCACCGGCTATTATCATAATATTTTTTTTCTGGTTGGATGTGGGAGCCATAAATTTATAGATTTAAGAGCTTGCTATTTGCATTTTTTATCTGCTGCATAGTGGATATCGCTATTTTTAAAGCATCACGGCCCATTTCACCGGTTACTTCCGGGGAGGTTCGATTTTGGACGGATTTAACAAAGGAAATCAGTTCATCATTCAAGGCATCCCCCTGCTGGAATGATATATTTTCAACTTCCATACCTGGTATCAGTCCTTTTTTATTAGAGCCGGTTTTCCTGATAATGGTAATTTTATAATTTGAAAAATCAACCGAAATATACGCATCTTTTTGAAAAAGCCTTATTTTTCGCTCATTTTTTATTGAAATTCTGCTGGCCGTAATATTGGCAACACATCCATTTTTAAATTCCAGGCGTGCGTTCGCAATATCCACATGCTCTGAAATAACAGGCACACCGGATGCATGAATCGACTTTATTTCCGATCTGACAAAGTTGGATATTAAATCTATATCATGAATCATGAGGTCCAGCACAACGCTGACATCTATACCCCGTTCCTTGTAAAAACTGAGGCGATGTGATTCAATAAACATCGGTTTTTTTATAATGTTGCGCAAGGCAACTACTGCCGGATTAAAACGTTCCAGATGACCGACCTGTATAATAAGTCCTTTTTCTTCAGCTAAATCAATAAGTCTGTCCGCATCCGCAATAGATGTTGTGATAGGTTTTTCAATCATCACATCAATGCCGTTTTCAAGGAAATCCTTTGCAACCTTATAGTGCTCCGGTGTTGAAGCCACAATGCTGGCGGCATCAATTTTATTCACAAGATCTTTATGGTTCAAAAATGAGAGGGTATTAAATTCGGCCGCTATATTATCGGCTCTGGATTTGTCAATATCAACCACACCAACAAGGTCGACGTTTTCCATGT of Desulfosarcina sp. BuS5 contains these proteins:
- a CDS encoding Gfo/Idh/MocA family protein, with amino-acid sequence MKKLRIGVVGVGYLGKFHTEKYANMENVDLVGVVDIDKSRADNIAAEFNTLSFLNHKDLVNKIDAASIVASTPEHYKVAKDFLENGIDVMIEKPITTSIADADRLIDLAEEKGLIIQVGHLERFNPAVVALRNIIKKPMFIESHRLSFYKERGIDVSVVLDLMIHDIDLISNFVRSEIKSIHASGVPVISEHVDIANARLEFKNGCVANITASRISIKNERKIRLFQKDAYISVDFSNYKITIIRKTGSNKKGLIPGMEVENISFQQGDALNDELISFVKSVQNRTSPEVTGEMGRDALKIAISTMQQIKNANSKLLNL
- a CDS encoding lysophospholipid acyltransferase family protein, which translates into the protein MKTAIKNYISEIKWKLTGILGRILIDLLCATTTIKSDGLKKVAPILGSGKLIFAFWHSRILLISYLLKGWNGAILVSRSKDGEIIARILQNQGHETIRGSTSKGGLRALAKQIKLLKEHTRPGGVIPDGPRGPRQKVQPGVIMLAKKTGYPIVPISYSAKKIKIFSSWDRFIVPYPFTRCTIIFGDPIYIPGDINKNSYGLFINKLEKELCRITDEADGSFNHLIT
- the lpxB gene encoding lipid-A-disaccharide synthase codes for the protein MIIAGEASGDHHGARLVNAMEMEKNNLVFCGIGGKSMKKAGVKILVDAAELSVVGITEVFAKFPTIFKALAVAKRLLKSLNPDLLILIDYPDFNLRVAVAAKKMRIPVLYYISPQIWAWRQGRVKKIGKIIDHMAVILPFEEIFYTEHDIPVTFVGHPLLDSSKTFCKVEKSGQQIIGLLPGSRNSEITKLLPVMLESAVLLQENFGDIKFILSVAPTVNKQYVEEATEKFSSIINLELNAGPVVKVLEQSRLVITASGTVTLETAIAGIPMIIVYKVSPVSFMLGKLMIKVDNIGLVNLIAGKTLVPELIQNEASPQNITATACRMLNDPILMEDIRNELLKIKNILGGPGASLEVAKIALNMLS
- a CDS encoding ABC transporter ATP-binding protein, whose product is MKQIDKTIIKARNKHLYKLVKGSWVKLLIAMICMLIQAGATSSIPFLIKPVVDDIFINKDTAMLKLIPLAVILVYFILGSAMYGQQYFMNYVGQDIIRRLRNSIYSKISELPISFFHKETTGVLMSRITNDVNIIRAMVSTAVTGALRDVFTIIGLTSVIFYRDWEMATFAIIIIPVAFFPIVKIGKMVRKISTGTQEAVGELNSFLHETFTGNIIVKAFGMENYENSRFREMTKGLFKLELKSVKAKELASPVMEFLGGLGVACVIWYGGSQVIAGDSTPGTFFSFMGAVLMLYGPVKKLSKLNNVLQAGLAGADRVFEIIEKKTDIKEIKNPVIIKPGSHDVSFIDVSFKYGDVTALENINLTARAGEVIALVGMSGGGKTSLVNLIPRFYDVWKGALLIDGTDVRNASIASLREQIAIVTQSPILFNDTIRNNIAYGNHDASGEDIEKAARAAYAYDFIQHLPKKFDTSIGELGSRLSGGERQRICIARALLKDAPILILDEATSSLDTESEMLVQKALENLMKGRTTFVIAHRLSTISYADRIVVIVNGRIMEEGTHKELIAKQGEYYKLYNMQFNNGSNP